The following are encoded in a window of Brevibacillus sp. DP1.3A genomic DNA:
- a CDS encoding tripartite tricarboxylate transporter substrate binding protein, protein MSRREEESLKGYKQWAAVMMSLLLAAAVSACGNQGTESAYPSKQVEYIVPYSAGGGVDLVARAAADYLSKEWGQPIVVVNKAGGGGAVGAEYALKQAKNDGYTALAVNVSNTTMLAAGMKTPPITNEDQVYTTRIGKGTLAFAVKADAPWKDFAEFSTWVRANPEQLTWTSVGPAGFSAFGIAEWLDAIGADFAKTRMIVTKGASDSVPKVAGGHAILAVHTVGEIMPMLQAGKVKILAVSGDTRSQFLPDIPTAEEQGIQGLSVFWWTGVSFAKGTPESVIRKWEEAIAKMEKDPAFLQKLSEIQVEPAYAASEAFTKETQAETTYYLELATKKGIRK, encoded by the coding sequence ATGTCGCGTAGGGAGGAAGAGTCATTGAAAGGGTATAAACAATGGGCGGCTGTCATGATGTCGTTGCTTTTGGCGGCAGCCGTTAGTGCATGTGGAAATCAAGGTACCGAGTCGGCCTATCCATCGAAGCAGGTGGAGTATATCGTGCCGTATTCTGCCGGGGGCGGAGTCGATCTCGTGGCCAGAGCAGCAGCTGATTATTTGAGCAAGGAATGGGGGCAGCCCATCGTCGTCGTCAACAAGGCGGGAGGTGGTGGGGCAGTTGGAGCGGAGTATGCTCTAAAACAAGCCAAAAACGATGGTTACACAGCGCTTGCTGTCAATGTATCCAATACGACGATGCTCGCTGCTGGGATGAAAACGCCGCCGATTACAAACGAGGATCAAGTCTATACGACCAGGATTGGCAAAGGAACGCTTGCTTTTGCAGTAAAAGCCGACGCGCCTTGGAAAGATTTCGCCGAATTCTCCACGTGGGTGCGCGCAAATCCGGAGCAGTTAACATGGACTTCTGTAGGGCCAGCAGGTTTTTCCGCTTTTGGGATAGCAGAGTGGTTGGATGCGATCGGAGCTGACTTCGCCAAGACGAGAATGATCGTGACAAAAGGCGCCTCCGATTCCGTTCCAAAAGTCGCTGGAGGGCACGCGATTTTGGCGGTGCATACAGTGGGGGAGATCATGCCGATGCTGCAAGCGGGCAAGGTCAAAATCCTTGCCGTATCCGGTGACACGCGAAGTCAGTTCCTGCCTGACATCCCTACTGCGGAGGAGCAAGGGATTCAAGGCTTGTCGGTTTTCTGGTGGACGGGAGTGTCTTTTGCCAAAGGAACGCCAGAGTCGGTTATTCGCAAATGGGAAGAAGCGATTGCCAAGATGGAAAAGGACCCAGCCTTTTTGCAAAAGCTGAGTGAAATCCAGGTGGAGCCAGCCTATGCGGCCAGTGAAGCATTTACGAAGGAAACACAGGCAGAAACGACGTACTACTTGGAATTGGCGACCAAGAAGGGTATTCGAAAATAG
- a CDS encoding GNAT family N-acetyltransferase yields the protein MSPMVFFKKAVPANAEQLTQIATRCFAEEVQKYGEGPAGHDQPDQHILFMQKAHYYTILLDDQIVGGFCLIPVDHEHLELGIIYVDPDKQNLRIGSQTMQFMEAAYPHIKKWTLDTGYEAVRNQHFYEKCGYKKIGETEPNVVSGFYKFRYEKRIPK from the coding sequence ATGAGTCCTATGGTTTTTTTCAAAAAGGCTGTCCCCGCGAACGCGGAGCAACTCACCCAAATTGCCACTCGCTGCTTCGCAGAAGAAGTCCAAAAGTACGGAGAGGGACCTGCCGGACATGACCAGCCTGACCAGCACATTTTGTTCATGCAAAAGGCCCATTACTATACGATCTTGCTGGATGACCAGATCGTTGGCGGTTTTTGCCTCATTCCAGTCGATCATGAGCATTTGGAGCTGGGGATCATCTATGTCGATCCTGATAAGCAAAACTTGCGTATCGGAAGCCAAACCATGCAGTTCATGGAGGCCGCCTATCCACACATCAAGAAGTGGACGCTCGATACCGGCTATGAAGCCGTACGCAACCAGCACTTTTACGAGAAATGCGGTTACAAAAAGATCGGCGAGACTGAGCCGAACGTAGTGAGTGGTTTTTATAAATTCAGGTACGAAAAACGGATACCTAAATAG
- a CDS encoding DUF418 domain-containing protein, which produces MKLSSTRVIGLDFAILYAIGFFLFSIVLTLVWRRWFERGPLESFMRKISG; this is translated from the coding sequence ATGAAATTGTCTTCTACCAGAGTCATTGGTCTCGATTTTGCAATCCTCTACGCCATAGGCTTCTTCCTCTTTTCCATTGTACTCACACTTGTATGGAGACGTTGGTTCGAGAGGGGACCGTTGGAGAGCTTCATGAGAAAAATAAGTGGGTAA
- a CDS encoding 3-hydroxyacyl-CoA dehydrogenase: MDMREVVAIVTGGASGLGEAAVRNVVQHGGKVAILDLTVEKGQTLANELGRENALFVHTDVMSEASVREAIDQAAGTFGTIHAVVNCAGIGLAQKTLSRSGPHSLESFSKVISVNLIGTFNVIRLAVEQMAGNEPNQQGERGVIINTASVAAFEGQVGQVAYSASKGGIVSMTLPLARDLASYGIRVMAIAPGLFDTPMFDQLPRSEKTALGATVPFPPRMGDPLEYAMLVNSIITNPMLNGETIRLDGAIRMAPK, translated from the coding sequence TTGGATATGCGGGAAGTGGTTGCCATTGTAACGGGTGGTGCTTCCGGTTTGGGAGAAGCCGCTGTGAGGAATGTAGTTCAACACGGGGGAAAAGTAGCCATTCTTGATTTGACGGTGGAGAAGGGGCAAACTTTGGCGAATGAGCTGGGGCGCGAAAATGCTTTGTTCGTGCATACGGATGTCATGAGTGAGGCGAGTGTGCGGGAGGCAATCGATCAGGCTGCTGGCACATTTGGTACGATTCACGCCGTGGTCAACTGTGCGGGGATCGGTTTGGCACAGAAAACGCTGTCGCGAAGCGGTCCACATTCACTGGAATCCTTCAGCAAAGTCATTTCAGTCAATCTGATCGGTACTTTTAATGTCATTCGGTTGGCGGTGGAGCAAATGGCAGGAAACGAGCCGAACCAACAGGGGGAGCGAGGTGTCATCATCAATACCGCATCGGTGGCGGCTTTTGAAGGGCAGGTGGGGCAGGTTGCCTACAGCGCCTCCAAGGGCGGAATCGTAAGCATGACGCTGCCGCTAGCAAGAGACCTGGCTTCGTATGGCATACGCGTGATGGCGATTGCTCCAGGGCTATTTGACACGCCGATGTTCGATCAGCTCCCGCGCTCTGAAAAAACGGCGTTGGGTGCGACTGTTCCTTTTCCTCCTCGCATGGGTGATCCGCTAGAATACGCGATGCTCGTGAACAGCATCATCACCAATCCGATGTTGAATGGAGAAACGATCCGGCTGGATGGGGCAATCAGGATGGCACCGAAATAG
- a CDS encoding MarR family winged helix-turn-helix transcriptional regulator translates to MTNHSSGRKQEDAIPSLVQSQRQIDRYGLDVDAQAVLVAARLMEAGAKLGHAAEIHFARFGLSTGRYRLLADLEDNGGEVLPSQLAEHLGVTRATVTGLIDILERDGLVSRRASSKDGRQKSVILTELGTSKLREMAPEHFARLEAMVGLLNTQERSVFLDLLGRVTQGISALTDE, encoded by the coding sequence ATGACAAACCATTCAAGCGGAAGAAAACAAGAAGACGCGATCCCATCGCTTGTTCAATCGCAGCGCCAGATTGATCGGTATGGACTCGATGTTGATGCGCAAGCTGTACTCGTCGCCGCCAGGCTGATGGAGGCAGGAGCCAAGCTTGGGCATGCGGCCGAAATACATTTTGCCAGATTCGGCTTATCTACGGGACGATATCGGTTATTGGCAGACCTTGAAGATAACGGTGGGGAAGTGCTGCCGTCACAACTGGCAGAGCATCTGGGGGTAACACGTGCTACTGTTACTGGTCTGATCGACATCCTGGAGCGCGATGGCCTTGTTTCACGACGAGCGAGTTCAAAAGATGGCAGGCAAAAATCAGTCATTTTAACGGAGCTCGGGACTAGCAAGCTGCGTGAAATGGCGCCTGAACACTTTGCGAGATTGGAAGCGATGGTCGGATTGCTCAATACTCAGGAGCGCAGTGTGTTTCTCGACCTGCTTGGCCGCGTGACACAAGGCATCTCGGCACTGACAGACGAATAG
- a CDS encoding SDR family oxidoreductase, which translates to MIVVMGATGTIGSALLKRLIELGVPTRALSRTPEKLQMLMGDRAASTMEVAAVEASDPESLRRAFAGANQLFLSLSNSPNQVELESSMIRIAAEAGIQHIVKISSPAYDEKAPVAVAGWHQEIESALSESGMNSTVLRPYAFMQNLLRFASTIQSQHVFFGTMGETACNFIDCRDIADVAAEVLTHPEKAGRVYTLTGSEVFSYPQIASKLSELLDRHITYINKDSEALRHDLMEYGNMPEWLASHVVEIQAMSVAIPEKPTDDVGRVLGREPRKLDAFLNEHIEKFR; encoded by the coding sequence ATGATCGTAGTCATGGGAGCAACAGGAACCATAGGTAGTGCACTTTTGAAACGATTGATAGAGCTTGGTGTCCCAACGCGGGCATTGAGCAGAACGCCGGAAAAACTTCAGATGCTAATGGGAGATCGGGCAGCATCTACGATGGAAGTCGCAGCAGTGGAAGCTTCTGACCCTGAATCGTTGCGCCGAGCGTTTGCAGGTGCGAATCAGCTCTTCCTTTCCCTTTCAAACAGTCCCAATCAGGTTGAGCTGGAATCATCGATGATTCGCATAGCAGCTGAGGCTGGAATCCAGCACATCGTGAAAATATCCAGTCCAGCCTACGACGAAAAGGCGCCAGTCGCCGTAGCGGGATGGCACCAGGAAATCGAGAGCGCTTTATCAGAATCGGGTATGAATAGTACCGTGCTGCGACCGTACGCCTTTATGCAAAATCTGCTCCGCTTCGCATCGACGATCCAGTCGCAACATGTTTTCTTCGGCACGATGGGCGAAACAGCATGCAATTTTATCGATTGCCGGGATATCGCCGATGTTGCCGCAGAGGTATTGACCCATCCCGAAAAGGCAGGTCGTGTATACACACTGACGGGTTCTGAGGTTTTCAGCTATCCGCAAATTGCGAGCAAGCTGTCCGAGCTGCTCGACCGCCATATCACGTACATCAACAAGGATAGCGAAGCACTCCGACATGATCTGATGGAGTACGGAAACATGCCGGAGTGGCTCGCTAGTCATGTCGTTGAAATTCAAGCTATGTCAGTAGCGATCCCAGAAAAGCCGACAGACGATGTAGGGCGTGTCCTCGGCAGAGAGCCTCGCAAGCTGGACGCTTTTCTGAATGAACATATTGAAAAGTTCCGTTAA
- a CDS encoding helix-turn-helix transcriptional regulator, with translation MSHLLHDYQLRLRKRSQQPVPSVSATYVNQLLSLFPKKMEKRKAPLIEPLTGKEMIILSMLAEGASNKKIADELGNTLGTVKVYLHRIYGKLGVTNRTQALLKAQEISLLENSPVD, from the coding sequence ATGTCACACCTCTTGCACGATTACCAACTACGATTGAGAAAACGATCCCAACAACCAGTTCCGTCCGTATCAGCTACGTATGTCAATCAACTGCTATCCCTTTTCCCTAAGAAAATGGAAAAAAGAAAAGCTCCTCTAATCGAGCCGTTAACTGGAAAGGAAATGATTATCCTTTCCATGCTGGCCGAAGGAGCATCTAACAAGAAGATTGCCGATGAGCTAGGGAATACGCTCGGGACAGTCAAGGTGTATTTGCATCGGATCTATGGCAAGCTCGGTGTCACCAATCGCACACAAGCTCTTTTGAAAGCTCAAGAAATTTCGCTGTTAGAAAATAGCCCTGTTGATTAA
- a CDS encoding transcriptional regulator: MLHHSIMLKTKTAMPAVRSNSVHRSRLLQKMDAGLQCRLTTLYAPAGYGKTTLLSQWAHQYGGTTVWLSLDEMDNDLIRFWRYIVFTLSASDFTELSERMEPAMKATSHTSIFTFIDSLLNELASTTQPLAIILDDYHVISDETIHNSLAYFLEYVPSHVHLYIASRNTLPFSTVKWNVRHEVCHIESGQFLFSHQETDSFYRQVHDLPLTEMQIEQLVKSTEGWVAGLQLAAISLVNMENYDQFFAGFTGSHRNISEYLFHEVIMRLPEEERSFLLKTSVLVRMDAHVCHALTGLPQCQQMLTNLHRQNIFLIPLDDYGTWYRYHHLFADFLRSQLEQTAPGEARELHRLASESYAERGMMDEAIDHAIAAADYPLAVRLLEQHSQVLLQRGEFSSFLRTLDSIPDHANYFSPLFRLIYTFLLVTCVQIDRAEVALTELEQTIPSIEDSTEHRQFLSGLFFVRANLVFATMDFDRWIASSSQLSGGLPESPLFYHFNYNTTEPFIRRTRFGLKGILSEQTEVVGNQFSDILEANGWKDSLINLYVVQALAEGFYEENRLEESLDYLQRVRYVALHKQIPGLLVPYVLTSAKIKLVEGNFVAARKIVSETVEMLASWGASYWFSPLQAFLAHIAIQEGDIALAKVELSKLPPSILNQPSIQRELEVLTYVRLLLAERQEQEALRILAILKPSSIREELLISQVDIAILQALAHQQCGNKKRSAGFPPRSTLDWRKQLLRP, encoded by the coding sequence ATGCTCCATCATTCCATTATGCTGAAAACCAAAACAGCAATGCCCGCCGTTCGGTCAAATAGCGTTCACAGGAGCCGACTGCTGCAAAAAATGGACGCTGGTCTGCAATGCCGACTGACCACGTTATACGCCCCAGCCGGTTATGGAAAAACGACCTTGCTCAGTCAATGGGCGCATCAGTACGGCGGTACCACTGTATGGCTCTCACTCGATGAGATGGATAATGACCTGATTCGCTTTTGGAGATACATCGTATTTACGCTATCTGCATCTGACTTCACAGAACTCTCCGAACGAATGGAACCAGCCATGAAGGCGACCAGTCATACCTCGATCTTTACCTTCATCGATTCCCTGCTCAATGAACTTGCTTCTACGACACAGCCCCTTGCTATCATTCTCGATGACTACCACGTGATCTCGGATGAGACGATTCACAACAGTCTCGCTTATTTTTTGGAATATGTCCCGAGCCACGTCCATTTGTACATCGCCAGTCGCAACACGTTGCCTTTTTCTACAGTCAAATGGAACGTACGTCATGAAGTATGTCACATTGAGTCGGGACAATTTCTTTTCAGTCATCAAGAGACGGACAGCTTTTACCGGCAGGTTCACGATTTACCTCTGACCGAAATGCAAATCGAGCAGCTGGTGAAAAGCACGGAGGGCTGGGTCGCCGGCTTGCAGCTCGCTGCCATTTCACTCGTGAATATGGAGAACTACGATCAATTTTTTGCCGGATTCACTGGCTCTCATCGCAATATTTCGGAGTATTTGTTTCATGAAGTGATCATGCGACTCCCAGAAGAGGAGCGCAGCTTCTTGCTCAAAACCTCTGTGCTGGTGAGAATGGACGCTCACGTGTGCCACGCTCTGACTGGCCTGCCCCAATGCCAACAAATGCTAACCAACTTGCACCGCCAAAACATTTTCTTAATCCCGCTGGATGATTACGGGACGTGGTATCGGTACCATCATTTGTTTGCCGATTTTTTGCGCAGTCAATTGGAGCAGACAGCTCCCGGAGAAGCACGTGAGCTGCACCGGCTAGCCAGTGAGAGCTATGCGGAGCGTGGAATGATGGACGAAGCGATCGATCATGCGATTGCCGCTGCCGATTACCCGTTGGCTGTAAGATTATTGGAGCAACATTCTCAGGTACTGCTCCAACGCGGCGAGTTTTCCAGCTTTCTCAGAACGCTGGACAGCATCCCTGATCACGCGAATTATTTTTCACCACTTTTTCGTCTGATCTATACGTTCCTCTTGGTTACCTGCGTTCAAATAGATAGGGCGGAGGTGGCCCTCACTGAATTGGAGCAAACGATTCCGTCCATAGAAGACTCAACAGAGCATCGTCAGTTTTTGAGCGGTCTGTTTTTTGTCCGAGCGAATTTGGTGTTCGCCACGATGGATTTTGATCGCTGGATCGCCAGTTCTTCACAGCTTAGCGGAGGGTTGCCTGAAAGTCCGTTGTTTTACCACTTTAATTACAACACGACAGAACCATTTATTCGGCGTACGAGATTCGGGTTAAAAGGCATACTGTCCGAGCAAACAGAGGTTGTAGGCAATCAGTTCTCTGACATACTCGAAGCAAATGGCTGGAAGGATTCCTTGATCAACTTGTATGTCGTTCAGGCATTAGCGGAGGGTTTTTATGAGGAAAACAGGCTGGAAGAGAGCCTTGATTATCTGCAGCGCGTTCGCTACGTTGCCCTGCACAAGCAAATTCCTGGCCTACTCGTCCCTTATGTCCTGACATCCGCCAAAATCAAGCTGGTAGAGGGGAATTTTGTCGCGGCCCGCAAAATCGTTTCGGAGACAGTAGAAATGCTCGCGAGCTGGGGTGCTTCGTATTGGTTCAGCCCGTTACAAGCCTTTCTCGCACACATCGCGATCCAGGAAGGCGACATCGCTTTGGCGAAAGTGGAGTTGTCCAAGCTTCCCCCTTCCATTCTGAATCAACCAAGCATCCAGAGAGAATTAGAGGTTTTGACCTATGTCCGTTTGCTGCTCGCCGAGCGGCAGGAACAGGAAGCCTTGCGTATTTTAGCGATCCTAAAGCCATCCAGCATTCGTGAGGAGCTATTGATCAGTCAGGTAGACATCGCCATTCTGCAAGCACTCGCCCACCAGCAGTGCGGTAACAAAAAAAGAAGCGCTGGCTTTCCTCCACGAAGCACTCTTGATTGGCGGAAACAACTGCTACGTCCGTAG
- a CDS encoding CapA family protein: MKIGRWKYAVNVVAAAMLCVAMGTESVAVQASSEGDVQEQDSIQVAFVGDMILDKSVGNQIGRYGVDYPFQKTADFLKQADLTIGNLETPVSTRGRPEKKEYTYRAKPESLKGLVNAGFDVVNLANNHSLDYGMDALYDTMEHLKKVKIGYVGAGRNEGEAFAPYIQTIKGKRVAVIGISRVLPNERWYARKNKPGLAHAYSYEPMLSHVKKAVAESDITIAVMHWNREYKDYPEPYAREMAKKLIDSGVDAIVGSHSHSIMGVEFYKKVPIYYSVGNFVFTTSRNPKGREAMMVQLTFSKDGSKSRVIPVKLTNGQPAPMDEKNTKRIIDKLNRISYGASVDAKGEVSESKPQ; this comes from the coding sequence ATGAAGATTGGACGATGGAAATACGCCGTAAATGTGGTAGCTGCTGCGATGCTCTGTGTTGCAATGGGAACGGAATCGGTCGCCGTCCAGGCGAGCAGCGAAGGGGATGTGCAGGAGCAGGATTCTATTCAAGTAGCGTTTGTCGGGGATATGATTTTGGATAAGAGCGTCGGGAATCAGATCGGGCGGTACGGCGTAGATTATCCGTTTCAAAAAACAGCGGATTTTCTCAAGCAGGCAGACCTGACGATTGGCAATCTGGAGACACCAGTCAGTACGCGGGGACGTCCAGAGAAAAAGGAATATACCTATCGTGCGAAGCCAGAGTCGTTGAAGGGGCTCGTGAACGCGGGTTTCGACGTGGTCAACTTGGCGAATAATCATTCACTAGATTACGGAATGGACGCGCTCTATGATACGATGGAGCATCTGAAAAAGGTGAAGATCGGTTACGTGGGGGCGGGGAGAAACGAAGGAGAAGCATTCGCTCCCTACATCCAAACGATCAAGGGGAAACGCGTGGCAGTCATCGGGATTAGCCGTGTCCTTCCAAATGAGCGTTGGTATGCGCGAAAAAACAAGCCAGGTCTCGCACATGCCTACTCTTATGAGCCGATGCTGTCCCATGTAAAAAAGGCAGTGGCGGAGTCAGACATAACGATTGCAGTCATGCACTGGAATCGGGAATATAAGGATTACCCAGAACCATATGCGCGTGAGATGGCGAAAAAGCTGATCGACAGCGGTGTGGATGCCATTGTCGGGTCACACAGCCATTCGATTATGGGCGTCGAGTTTTATAAAAAGGTGCCGATCTACTACAGCGTAGGGAATTTTGTGTTTACCACCTCGCGCAATCCGAAAGGTCGCGAAGCCATGATGGTCCAACTGACTTTTTCAAAAGACGGGAGCAAGAGCCGCGTGATCCCGGTGAAGCTCACGAACGGTCAGCCTGCTCCGATGGACGAGAAAAACACAAAGAGGATCATCGACAAGCTCAACCGCATTTCTTATGGGGCGAGCGTTGACGCAAAAGGCGAGGTTAGCGAGTCTAAGCCTCAATAA
- a CDS encoding GNAT family N-acetyltransferase, whose amino-acid sequence MEARHATLPYKISDEKALLDVERISDWLSTTYWASERSKEMIIKSIENSLCFGLYGEDGQAGFVRVVSDYATISWVCDVFVDPKHRGKGLSKWLMEAMVEHPDIRHTSMILATRDAHGLYEQYGFTRREMMRRLVIEA is encoded by the coding sequence ATGGAAGCAAGACACGCGACACTGCCTTACAAAATCAGTGATGAGAAAGCTTTACTCGATGTCGAACGCATCAGCGATTGGCTGTCGACAACGTATTGGGCGTCAGAACGCTCCAAAGAAATGATCATAAAAAGTATCGAAAATTCACTCTGTTTCGGCTTGTATGGTGAGGATGGACAGGCTGGGTTCGTCCGGGTCGTGAGTGATTACGCGACAATTTCCTGGGTGTGTGATGTCTTCGTCGACCCAAAGCATCGAGGTAAGGGATTGAGCAAATGGCTCATGGAGGCGATGGTGGAACATCCAGACATCCGTCATACGAGCATGATACTCGCTACTCGGGATGCTCATGGTTTATACGAACAGTATGGTTTCACACGAAGAGAAATGATGCGGCGACTCGTTATTGAGGCTTAG
- a CDS encoding PLP-dependent aminotransferase family protein, with the protein MKNKYEVVKDSIKEQLRTHTIKPGEKLPSIRTASERWSCSLNTAIRAYQELEKEHLIYSIPKSGYYAVLRPLQRARFPEERIDFTAASPDSEVMPFKDFQHCLNRAIELYEDQLFSYSDPQGFFSLRRALESHLAQSQVFASPSQICVVSGAQQALHLLASMPFPNGKSAVLVEQPTFHGMLRSLELLGVTVLGIQRTAAGIDMDELERHFRNNQIKFFYTVPRFHNPLGTSYTTEQKKQIAKLAQRYDVYIVEDDYLADMETSLKADPIYSYDQSGRVLYVKSFSKIMLPGLRLATVVLPPSVMETFRLFKASCDSSTAVLSQAALELYLNSGMYDHHAALVRERYRLRMETLAECCRRYLPPQLHAQIGTGGIFSRVLLPEELDAQDIIAALHQKNVRVMSTNQSYLPTFPRENGLRISIIQADADKIERGIALLAETATGLLQKQRKEGQSRIIDWI; encoded by the coding sequence ATGAAGAATAAATACGAAGTGGTGAAAGACAGCATCAAAGAGCAGCTTCGCACCCATACAATCAAGCCAGGGGAGAAGCTGCCGTCGATTCGTACTGCATCCGAGCGTTGGTCGTGCAGTTTGAATACGGCGATACGGGCGTATCAAGAGCTGGAAAAGGAGCATCTGATTTACTCCATTCCCAAAAGCGGTTATTACGCGGTCCTTCGCCCTCTTCAAAGGGCGCGTTTTCCAGAGGAGCGAATTGACTTTACAGCAGCCAGCCCTGACTCAGAAGTCATGCCATTCAAAGATTTCCAGCATTGTCTAAACCGTGCGATTGAATTGTATGAGGATCAGCTGTTCTCTTATTCGGACCCCCAGGGCTTTTTTTCCTTGCGACGGGCATTGGAGAGCCATCTCGCCCAATCACAAGTATTTGCATCCCCTTCGCAAATTTGCGTCGTTTCCGGCGCTCAGCAAGCGCTGCATCTGCTCGCCTCGATGCCGTTTCCAAATGGAAAGAGTGCAGTGCTAGTCGAACAGCCCACCTTTCACGGCATGCTGCGTTCACTCGAGCTACTGGGAGTTACCGTTCTGGGCATCCAGCGGACTGCGGCAGGCATCGATATGGATGAGCTGGAGCGGCATTTTCGCAACAACCAAATCAAGTTTTTCTACACGGTTCCCCGGTTTCACAATCCGTTGGGGACAAGCTATACAACGGAGCAAAAGAAACAAATCGCAAAGCTGGCTCAGCGCTACGATGTATACATCGTCGAGGATGACTATCTGGCGGACATGGAAACCAGTCTGAAGGCAGACCCGATCTACAGCTACGATCAATCAGGTCGAGTCCTGTACGTCAAAAGCTTTTCCAAGATCATGCTGCCCGGACTTCGATTGGCGACAGTCGTCCTGCCCCCTTCCGTGATGGAAACGTTTCGGTTGTTTAAAGCATCGTGCGATTCCAGTACGGCTGTCTTATCTCAGGCGGCCTTGGAGCTGTATTTGAATAGCGGGATGTACGACCATCATGCTGCCCTTGTTCGGGAACGTTATCGCCTGCGGATGGAGACATTGGCAGAGTGTTGCCGGCGCTATCTTCCCCCGCAGCTTCACGCACAAATCGGAACAGGCGGGATTTTTTCGAGAGTGCTGCTTCCCGAAGAGCTGGACGCCCAGGATATCATCGCTGCATTGCACCAGAAAAACGTGCGGGTCATGTCCACGAACCAGAGCTATTTGCCTACCTTCCCGCGTGAAAACGGCTTGCGAATTAGCATTATCCAAGCAGATGCAGATAAGATAGAGAGAGGGATCGCCCTGTTAGCTGAGACTGCTACTGGACTTTTGCAGAAGCAAAGAAAAGAGGGTCAGTCGCGGATCATCGATTGGATCTAG
- a CDS encoding VOC family protein gives MSVQAITTFFMFHGQAEEAMKLYTSIFDRSEIKQVMHHENGQVLHATFTLKDQTFMCIDNTNGDYHAFTPAISLFVDCDTEEEVDRVFGQLSSDGQVLMPLGQYPFSEKFGWVQDRYGISWQIHLPKR, from the coding sequence TTGTCAGTGCAAGCCATCACTACGTTTTTCATGTTCCATGGACAAGCGGAAGAAGCGATGAAACTTTACACTTCTATTTTTGATCGCTCAGAAATCAAGCAGGTCATGCATCACGAGAATGGGCAAGTCCTTCACGCTACTTTTACATTAAAAGACCAGACCTTCATGTGTATCGACAATACAAACGGTGACTATCATGCCTTTACTCCGGCGATTTCGTTGTTTGTAGACTGCGATACAGAGGAAGAGGTTGACCGGGTTTTTGGACAGCTTTCCTCGGATGGACAAGTCCTTATGCCGCTTGGACAATATCCGTTCAGTGAAAAGTTCGGATGGGTTCAAGATCGTTACGGAATATCGTGGCAGATTCATTTACCGAAAAGATGA
- a CDS encoding TetR/AcrR family transcriptional regulator: MTDIKGIWKDETLEPNMRKLLDAALVEFSAKGYERGSTNQIVQNAGVSKGMLFHIFGNKKGLFLAIVDACIEHFFAYIQARMEAAPQDFFARFLHVNQAKMSLFAEEPAIYQMAVATFFDYPEECRAEIEDRETQFNARYLPLFLDQVDTSLIKVQFDPQKALHFLLSAVEALTQKYVRANYEASDKGFAHVQSFFAELESYMDMMKIGLYKQSDSEA; the protein is encoded by the coding sequence GTGACGGACATAAAAGGAATCTGGAAAGACGAAACGCTGGAGCCGAACATGCGAAAGCTGTTGGATGCGGCCCTTGTTGAATTTTCCGCGAAAGGCTATGAACGAGGCTCCACCAATCAAATCGTTCAGAACGCAGGCGTATCAAAGGGGATGCTGTTCCACATTTTCGGGAATAAAAAGGGACTGTTTCTGGCGATTGTCGATGCTTGTATCGAGCATTTTTTTGCCTATATACAGGCGCGAATGGAAGCGGCGCCGCAAGATTTTTTTGCACGATTTCTTCATGTCAATCAAGCGAAAATGTCCCTCTTTGCCGAGGAACCAGCTATTTATCAAATGGCAGTTGCGACCTTTTTCGATTATCCCGAGGAATGTCGTGCTGAGATCGAAGACAGAGAAACACAGTTCAATGCCCGATATCTTCCCTTGTTTCTGGATCAAGTCGATACGTCATTGATCAAAGTGCAATTCGATCCACAGAAGGCGCTGCATTTTTTGTTGTCGGCTGTAGAGGCATTGACGCAAAAGTACGTCCGCGCAAACTACGAAGCCAGCGATAAAGGCTTCGCACATGTCCAATCCTTTTTTGCGGAATTAGAATCGTACATGGATATGATGAAGATAGGGCTGTACAAACAATCAGACAGTGAAGCATAA